CATGCGCGCGCTGCAAGAAGGACGGCTGCCGCTTGACGCAGAAGTCGTGCGTCATCTCGACCTCTGTCTTGGCTGTCGTGCCTGTGAAACCGCTTGTCCGTCGGGTGTACATTATGGCGAGCTGATTGAAGGCGTCCGCCCCTACATCGAAGAACACTACCAGCGTCCGCTGCTGGAACGGTTCAAACGTCGGGCGATCAACAAGATTTTTCCGAACCCCGTGGGGACACGGGCCTTTGCTTTCTTTCTCAAAACCGGTGCCGTGTTAGGTCTTGGCCGTCTGGCGCGGTGGGAGAAACTTCCCGAACAACTGCGCTATTGGTTCGGCCTGCTGCCGGAACCCGGTGGCGTCACTTCTTCAACCTTACTGGAGCGCTATCCGGCCATTGGCGAGAAGCGCTATACCGTGGCCATGCTGGCTGGATGCGTCATGCCGGCGGTATTCGGTGCAACTAACGACGCGACGGTAAAAGTCCTGCGCCATAACGGCTGCGACGTGCTGGTCCCGCGCGAGCAAGGCTGTTGCGGTGCGTTGTTGCTCCACAGCGGCGATAAGAAAACCGCGCTTGAGCTTGCACGCAAAAACCTCGAAGTCTTTAGTCGTTTTGAGGTGGACGCCCTCATCATCAACGCCGCCGGTTGTGGCGCCATGATGAAAGAATACGGCGAACTCTTCAAAGACGATCCCGTGTATCGCGAACGCGCCGAACGTCTCACCGCGAAGATGAAGGATGTGTCAGAATTTCTCGGCGGCATTCCTCTGAAAAAGCCGACTCGCGAAGTGCGCGCGAAAGTCACCTATCATGATGCCTGCCACCTCGCGCACGGTCAGGGCGTGCGCCAGCAGCCCCGTGCACTCCTCCA
The window above is part of the Deltaproteobacteria bacterium genome. Proteins encoded here:
- a CDS encoding 4Fe-4S dicluster domain-containing protein, whose product is MTNSQTHFVDHEKFFDCVHCGLCLSFCPTYVELGTEMDSPRGRIATMRALQEGRLPLDAEVVRHLDLCLGCRACETACPSGVHYGELIEGVRPYIEEHYQRPLLERFKRRAINKIFPNPVGTRAFAFFLKTGAVLGLGRLARWEKLPEQLRYWFGLLPEPGGVTSSTLLERYPAIGEKRYTVAMLAGCVMPAVFGATNDATVKVLRHNGCDVLVPREQGCCGALLLHSGDKKTALELARKNLEVFSRFEVDALIINAAGCGAMMKEYGELFKDDPVYRERAERLTAKMKDVSEFLGGIPLKKPTREVRAKVTYHDACHLAHGQGVRQQPRALLQAISGLQIIELNESDWCCGSAGTYNLTETEMAQRLLDRKMENIQAADADLVVAGNPGCLMQIRAGLQQRGLSTKAIHLVDLLAEAYEER